In Streptomyces sp. NBC_00704, a genomic segment contains:
- the rimP gene encoding ribosome maturation factor RimP, with translation MSTTHSERLRELLEPLVASQGLDLEEITVDSVGRKRVLSVVVDSDTGADLDQIADVSRALSAKLDETDAMGEGEYTLEVGTPGAERALTEHRHYVRATGRLVRFRLADDGELVARILRVDDDGLDVEVPGVKGRKATARRVAFGDVDAARVQVEFNRKDKHDDNEKEEEA, from the coding sequence ATGAGCACCACCCACAGCGAGAGGCTGCGAGAGCTCCTGGAACCGCTCGTCGCCTCCCAGGGACTGGATCTCGAAGAGATCACCGTGGACTCCGTAGGACGCAAGCGGGTGCTGAGCGTGGTCGTCGACTCCGACACCGGGGCGGACCTGGACCAGATCGCCGATGTGAGCCGCGCGCTCTCGGCGAAGCTCGACGAGACGGACGCGATGGGCGAGGGCGAGTACACCCTCGAGGTCGGCACCCCGGGCGCGGAGCGCGCCCTCACCGAACACCGGCACTACGTGCGCGCCACCGGCCGGCTGGTGCGTTTCCGGCTGGCCGACGACGGCGAGCTGGTCGCCCGGATCCTCCGGGTGGACGACGACGGACTCGACGTCGAGGTGCCGGGCGTGAAGGGCCGTAAGGCCACCGCCCGCAGAGTCGCCTTCGGCGACGTCGACGCCGCGCGCGTGCAGGTCGAGTTCAACCGCAAGGACAAGCACGACGACAACGAGAAGGAAGAGGAGGCGTAG
- a CDS encoding aminoglycoside phosphotransferase family protein, with product MAFAPPQRLVKALGETAPDGDGWLERLPETVREAVALRELTVDRVQVPGGRSSLVVLVRRADGTPAVLKLAPPRFRPEAERAALAHWDGLGAVQTLDGPQTAGTLLLERLHPDVSVRSLPEAKALLEAAGTLRRLWVRPPAGQVFETVAERTGRQAEAMRSAAVGAGPAVAALVDGALAAREELVGTAPEVRLLHGTFRQSKVLAAERSPWLAVGPDPVVGECAFDLARLVRDRVEDLIGSPSGAATTRRRVRKLAESLELDGERVRGWTLFRAVESGVRAMRVGRPRDAELLLEFASWL from the coding sequence ATGGCTTTCGCACCGCCGCAGCGTCTGGTCAAGGCGCTTGGTGAGACGGCGCCGGACGGGGACGGCTGGCTGGAGAGGCTGCCCGAGACGGTCCGCGAGGCCGTCGCCCTGCGCGAGCTGACCGTCGACCGGGTGCAGGTGCCGGGCGGCAGGTCCAGCCTGGTCGTGCTCGTGCGCCGGGCGGACGGGACGCCGGCCGTGCTGAAGCTCGCCCCGCCGCGTTTCCGCCCCGAGGCCGAACGGGCCGCACTCGCGCACTGGGACGGCCTGGGCGCCGTGCAGACGCTGGACGGGCCGCAGACGGCGGGGACGCTGCTCCTGGAACGGCTGCACCCCGATGTGTCGGTGCGGTCCCTGCCGGAGGCGAAGGCGTTGCTGGAGGCGGCGGGGACGCTGCGCCGGCTGTGGGTGCGACCGCCGGCCGGTCAGGTCTTCGAGACGGTGGCCGAGCGGACCGGCCGGCAGGCCGAGGCGATGCGGAGCGCCGCCGTCGGGGCGGGACCGGCGGTGGCGGCTCTGGTGGACGGGGCGCTCGCCGCCCGCGAGGAACTGGTGGGAACGGCGCCGGAGGTGCGGTTGCTGCACGGCACGTTCCGGCAGAGCAAGGTGCTGGCGGCCGAGCGGTCGCCGTGGCTGGCGGTGGGCCCGGATCCGGTGGTCGGCGAGTGCGCGTTCGATCTGGCGCGGCTGGTGCGCGACCGGGTGGAGGATCTGATCGGCTCCCCCTCGGGGGCCGCGACCACACGGCGACGGGTGCGCAAGCTGGCGGAGTCGCTGGAGCTGGACGGCGAGCGGGTGCGGGGGTGGACGCTCTTCCGCGCGGTGGAGTCCGGGGTGCGGGCGATGCGGGTCGGACGGCCCCGGGACGCGGAACTCCTGCTGGAGTTCGCGAGCTGGCTGTGA
- a CDS encoding DUF4439 domain-containing protein — MSAETSAELTALQAALAAEHAAVYGYGVVGGRVGEARRAEARAGYDTHRARRDALAREVRAMGAEPVAASAGYALPFAVQDSAAAVRLAAELEGRVAGVYSDLVRATGAARRREAAAALREAAVRAARWRGGSVAFPGLAERDGTDPATHPAPATTAAPAAPPAAATAATAATTG; from the coding sequence ATGAGCGCGGAGACGAGCGCGGAGCTGACGGCGTTGCAGGCGGCGCTGGCCGCCGAGCATGCCGCCGTCTACGGCTACGGGGTCGTGGGCGGGCGCGTGGGCGAGGCCCGGCGGGCCGAGGCACGGGCGGGCTACGACACGCACCGGGCGCGACGTGACGCGCTGGCGCGCGAGGTGCGGGCCATGGGCGCCGAGCCGGTCGCGGCGAGCGCCGGGTACGCGCTGCCGTTCGCGGTGCAGGACTCCGCCGCGGCCGTGCGGCTCGCCGCCGAGCTGGAGGGACGCGTGGCCGGGGTGTACTCGGACCTGGTGCGGGCGACCGGCGCCGCACGGCGCCGGGAGGCGGCGGCCGCGCTGCGGGAGGCGGCGGTGCGGGCGGCGCGCTGGCGCGGCGGCAGCGTAGCCTTCCCTGGTCTCGCGGAGCGGGACGGCACGGATCCGGCCACGCACCCGGCGCCCGCCACGACGGCGGCGCCCGCCGCGCCCCCGGCAGCGGCGACGGCGGCGACCGCGGCGACGACGGGGTGA